The following are from one region of the Stigmatella ashevillena genome:
- a CDS encoding alpha/beta fold hydrolase, which produces MTFRRVIRFVTAPDGSRIAYHTHSGDWPDENLQRELAGWPPVLLTNGIGSSEHFWRYIVANLEKDHRVVHWNYRGHGQSDDSASGDYRIPVHVDDLERVTEAMMKQGNGRPPHHIAFSMGVRVVLELYRRRPELVPAMTLIAGPAGATGGEDERWAARITLGAVRRMLRVATPVVPLASPAVRAFLASPFAYPVGRLAGTLRSRAPREDIREFFSAVSRMSPIAYWRTLLGLMEGDAWDVLPAVTVPVQLIAAANDQIVPLRHMQRMRQRLPHAHWLLVEDAGHAGLLEAGSEIADAVRAFLVDHCLEPAASSRP; this is translated from the coding sequence ATGACCTTCCGCCGCGTCATCCGCTTTGTCACTGCTCCAGACGGAAGCCGGATTGCGTACCACACGCACAGCGGAGACTGGCCCGATGAGAACCTTCAGCGGGAACTGGCCGGCTGGCCTCCTGTCCTGCTGACCAATGGCATTGGCTCCTCGGAACACTTCTGGCGCTACATCGTCGCCAACCTGGAGAAGGACCACCGGGTGGTGCACTGGAACTACCGGGGCCACGGCCAGAGCGACGACTCAGCGAGCGGGGACTACCGCATTCCCGTGCATGTGGATGATCTGGAGCGGGTGACCGAGGCCATGATGAAGCAAGGCAACGGCCGCCCCCCTCACCACATCGCCTTCTCCATGGGGGTGCGCGTCGTGCTGGAGCTGTACCGCCGCCGCCCCGAGCTGGTGCCTGCCATGACGCTCATCGCGGGGCCCGCGGGCGCCACCGGAGGGGAAGACGAACGGTGGGCGGCACGCATCACCCTGGGCGCCGTGCGGCGCATGCTGCGCGTGGCCACTCCCGTGGTGCCGCTGGCCTCTCCCGCGGTCCGGGCTTTCCTGGCCAGCCCCTTTGCCTATCCGGTCGGCCGGCTGGCCGGTACCCTGCGCTCGCGCGCGCCCCGCGAGGACATTCGCGAGTTCTTCTCCGCCGTGAGCCGGATGAGCCCCATCGCCTACTGGCGGACGCTCCTGGGCCTGATGGAAGGGGATGCCTGGGACGTGTTGCCAGCCGTGACGGTGCCCGTGCAGCTCATCGCGGCGGCCAATGATCAGATCGTCCCCCTGCGGCACATGCAACGCATGCGGCAGCGTCTGCCCCACGCCCACTGGCTGCTGGTGGAAGACGCGGGCCACGCGGGGCTCTTGGAAGCAGGCAGCGAGATCGCAGACGCCGTGCGGGCCTTCCTTGTAGACCATTGTCTGGAGCCCGCCGCCTCAAGCCGTCCGTGA
- a CDS encoding aldo/keto reductase, translating to MSLADSSLAPWLAPCPQGARRPPVLSLGTMNFGARTPAAEAHRIVHHALEHGILFFDTANAYGNGESERILGQALRGRRAEVGIATKAGFARVQGKPEGLAAPIVERALEQSLERLGTPYVDLFYLHQPDPATPIEETLGAVERLLQAGKARHWGVSNFAAWQLLELNTLCDARGMPRPAVSQVLYNLLVRQIELEYLPFARRYPVHTTVYNPLAGGVLTGRYLRGAPPPRGSRLVTNRMYQGRYGSDRLLEQVEALQAVAAAESMTLVQMAYAWLLGRPGVDSLLVGPGSVEHLDAALEAQARPLSPDALARLDELHQTFLGTDARYAR from the coding sequence ATGAGCCTTGCCGATTCCTCCCTTGCTCCCTGGCTGGCGCCCTGCCCGCAAGGGGCCCGCCGTCCCCCCGTACTGTCGCTGGGGACGATGAACTTTGGGGCGCGCACCCCCGCCGCCGAGGCCCACCGCATCGTCCACCATGCCCTGGAGCACGGCATCCTCTTCTTCGACACGGCCAATGCCTACGGCAACGGCGAGTCAGAGCGCATCCTGGGCCAGGCCCTGCGGGGCCGGCGCGCGGAGGTGGGCATCGCCACCAAGGCAGGGTTTGCCCGTGTCCAGGGAAAGCCCGAAGGGCTGGCGGCCCCCATCGTGGAGCGGGCGCTGGAGCAAAGCCTGGAGCGACTGGGAACCCCTTACGTGGACCTCTTCTATCTGCACCAGCCGGATCCCGCGACGCCCATCGAGGAGACGCTGGGGGCGGTGGAGCGCCTGCTCCAGGCGGGGAAGGCCCGGCACTGGGGGGTGTCCAACTTCGCGGCGTGGCAACTCCTGGAGCTGAACACGCTGTGTGACGCGCGGGGCATGCCCCGGCCCGCGGTCTCCCAGGTGCTGTACAACCTGCTCGTGCGCCAGATCGAACTGGAGTACCTGCCCTTCGCGCGCCGCTATCCCGTGCACACCACCGTCTACAATCCGCTGGCGGGAGGCGTGCTCACCGGCCGTTACCTCCGGGGCGCTCCCCCGCCCCGGGGCTCCCGGTTGGTCACGAACCGGATGTACCAGGGCCGCTACGGCTCGGACCGGTTGCTGGAGCAGGTGGAGGCGCTTCAGGCCGTGGCCGCGGCCGAGAGCATGACGCTGGTGCAGATGGCCTATGCGTGGCTCCTGGGAAGGCCAGGGGTGGACTCCCTGCTGGTGGGGCCTGGCTCCGTCGAGCACCTGGACGCCGCGCTGGAGGCCCAGGCCCGGCCCCTGTCTCCGGATGCCCTCGCCCGGCTCGATGAGCTGCATCAAACGTTCTTGGGCACGGATGCCCGCTACGCGAGGTGA
- a CDS encoding phytanoyl-CoA dioxygenase family protein: MLLVDPLRFDVDSALAHYAEHGYARLGTLLNAEGLAALRERADDLMLGRVSYPGLFFQLDASTGRYEDAPLGLGWQGPSLDYRKLEKLELDPRFRAWLENPLFERIVRARIAGDIVLYRSILFHKGQAGGSNLPWHQDGGKLWGITQEPELQIWTALDDAPEDGGCLEVVPGSHRGGLVTPLGGVIPPDQVAAREAEAHRMPLPVRAGEVLLVHNHLWHRSGRGRAGQRRRAFSVCYMSASTRCVRKKKAPRVFTPVFRHTREAKAPQAGMAD, from the coding sequence GTGTTGCTCGTGGACCCCCTGCGCTTCGATGTGGACTCAGCGCTCGCGCACTATGCCGAGCACGGGTACGCCCGCCTGGGCACGCTGCTGAACGCGGAGGGCCTGGCCGCCCTGCGCGAGCGCGCCGATGACCTGATGCTCGGACGCGTGAGCTACCCGGGCCTCTTCTTTCAGCTCGATGCCTCCACCGGCCGCTATGAGGACGCGCCCTTGGGTCTGGGCTGGCAAGGCCCCTCGCTCGACTACCGGAAGCTGGAGAAGCTGGAGCTGGACCCGCGCTTCCGGGCGTGGCTGGAGAACCCCCTCTTTGAACGCATCGTCCGGGCCCGCATCGCCGGAGACATCGTCCTCTACCGCTCCATCCTCTTCCACAAGGGCCAGGCGGGGGGCAGCAACCTTCCCTGGCACCAGGATGGCGGCAAGCTCTGGGGCATCACCCAGGAACCGGAGTTGCAGATCTGGACGGCCCTGGATGACGCGCCCGAGGACGGCGGCTGTCTGGAGGTGGTGCCCGGCTCCCACCGGGGCGGATTGGTGACACCCTTGGGAGGGGTCATCCCTCCGGATCAGGTGGCCGCCCGGGAGGCCGAGGCCCACCGGATGCCCCTGCCCGTGCGCGCGGGCGAAGTGCTGCTGGTGCACAACCACCTCTGGCACCGCTCGGGCCGAGGGCGCGCGGGCCAGCGCCGCCGCGCTTTCTCCGTCTGCTACATGAGTGCCAGCACGCGCTGCGTCCGCAAGAAGAAGGCCCCCCGGGTGTTCACCCCGGTCTTCCGTCACACGCGGGAGGCGAAGGCGCCGCAGGCAGGCATGGCCGACTGA
- a CDS encoding ATP-binding protein — MRILLVTIGAYPELIDELTRLGHLVLVEPDAQAAGRVLATECVEVLAVEATRLSRDAQWLESLRASAAPGTLILGLAPCLDEAMLAPLLAAGVDEFLVAPFPPVEVRTRLGLLAHRRAAFARQQALGASSRNELSRMADVIQIQSDIMQAGLDLQRVMERICEQARALCEAEGVSLGLLEADMLRYRVSLGSLEPFSGLQLQADTSLASPSLLSGEVLLIDDTETDSRVNREGSRRLGIRSMITVPLKAGGGVKGVLNIVSARPHAFGERSRRTLELLAVMLGAAMANASDYEAKQTLVAEHGAALAALQDTQQMFTSFMDNSPALALMKDAEGRYVWANEPFRRFYTLGKADLRSMTDAELMPPEVAKRIRQQDLEVLETGQPSVTEAIIPSLDGKPCHWITYRFTLRDKAGQKLLAHAALDITEHTRTEVALRHSEESFRSLIERSPEAIFVHRGGPLVYVNPSALVFLKQPASRVEGSSLLDFVHPEDRALAQAMLGPPGRGQSGARELRFLSANGRVLTAEVSCLSLAFLGEPATVISARDLTERRQMQTRLVLSDRLVAMGTLAAGVAHEINNPLAFVVSNLDFMSAELQAVARELPPGRVAELEEVLREASMGTTRMRQIVGDLKMLSRADDEAPAPVNLKHVIESALTIARAELRPRARVVRDYMDIPRVQGSEGRFAQVFLNLFINAAQAITPGQPENNEIRITLRSAQQHVIVEVKDTGGGIPADLRARIFDPFFTTKPVGEGTGLGLFVCQGIVTSFGGEISVDSQPGQGTTFRLIFPAEKTLHEPVAQSAMPACGAFASRV, encoded by the coding sequence ATGAGAATTCTTCTCGTCACCATCGGAGCCTATCCAGAACTCATCGACGAGCTGACGCGCTTGGGCCACCTCGTGCTCGTGGAGCCGGATGCCCAGGCCGCCGGACGGGTGCTCGCCACGGAGTGCGTGGAGGTGTTGGCCGTGGAGGCCACGCGTCTGAGCCGCGATGCGCAATGGCTGGAGTCGCTGCGGGCCAGTGCGGCCCCCGGGACGCTCATCCTGGGCCTGGCACCTTGCCTGGACGAGGCGATGTTGGCGCCTCTGCTGGCGGCGGGCGTGGATGAGTTCCTGGTGGCCCCTTTTCCGCCCGTGGAGGTGCGCACGCGGCTCGGGTTGCTGGCGCACCGGCGAGCCGCGTTCGCCCGGCAGCAGGCCCTGGGGGCGTCCAGCCGCAACGAGCTGTCGCGGATGGCGGACGTCATCCAGATCCAGAGCGACATCATGCAGGCGGGGTTGGATCTCCAGCGGGTCATGGAGCGCATCTGCGAGCAGGCGCGCGCGCTCTGCGAGGCAGAGGGCGTGTCGCTCGGGCTGCTGGAGGCCGACATGCTGCGCTACCGCGTCTCCCTCGGGAGCCTGGAGCCCTTCTCGGGCCTCCAGCTCCAGGCCGATACGAGCCTGGCGAGTCCCAGCCTTTTGAGCGGAGAGGTGCTGCTCATTGACGATACCGAGACGGACTCCCGAGTGAACCGGGAGGGCAGCCGCCGGCTGGGCATCCGCTCCATGATCACCGTGCCCTTGAAGGCCGGGGGGGGCGTGAAGGGCGTCCTCAACATCGTCTCCGCCCGGCCCCATGCCTTCGGTGAGCGGAGCCGACGGACCCTGGAGCTGCTGGCCGTGATGCTCGGGGCCGCCATGGCCAACGCCTCCGACTACGAGGCCAAGCAGACGCTGGTGGCCGAGCACGGCGCCGCGCTCGCCGCGCTCCAGGACACGCAGCAGATGTTCACCTCTTTCATGGACAACAGTCCCGCCCTGGCCCTCATGAAAGACGCCGAGGGCCGGTACGTCTGGGCCAACGAGCCCTTCCGGCGCTTCTACACGCTGGGAAAGGCGGACCTGCGCAGCATGACGGACGCGGAGCTCATGCCGCCCGAGGTGGCGAAGCGGATACGCCAGCAGGATCTCGAGGTGCTCGAGACGGGGCAACCCTCCGTGACCGAGGCGATCATTCCCTCCCTGGACGGCAAGCCGTGCCATTGGATCACCTACCGCTTCACCCTGCGGGACAAGGCCGGACAGAAGCTCCTGGCCCACGCGGCGCTGGACATCACCGAGCACACCCGGACCGAGGTGGCGCTGCGGCACTCCGAGGAGAGCTTCCGCTCGCTGATCGAGCGCTCGCCCGAGGCCATCTTCGTCCACCGGGGAGGCCCGCTCGTCTATGTGAACCCCTCCGCGCTGGTCTTCCTGAAGCAACCCGCGTCCCGGGTGGAAGGCTCCTCGCTGCTGGACTTCGTGCACCCGGAGGATCGCGCCCTGGCCCAGGCGATGCTGGGGCCCCCGGGGCGAGGCCAGAGCGGCGCCCGGGAGCTGCGCTTCCTGAGCGCCAATGGCCGGGTGCTGACGGCCGAGGTGAGCTGCCTGAGCCTCGCCTTCCTGGGCGAGCCGGCCACCGTCATCAGCGCGAGGGATCTCACCGAGCGCAGGCAGATGCAGACGCGGCTGGTGCTCTCGGACCGGTTGGTGGCCATGGGCACGCTGGCTGCTGGCGTGGCGCATGAGATCAACAACCCGCTGGCCTTCGTGGTGTCCAACCTGGACTTCATGTCGGCCGAGCTTCAAGCGGTGGCGCGGGAGCTGCCCCCGGGCCGGGTGGCGGAGCTGGAGGAGGTGCTGCGCGAGGCGTCGATGGGAACCACCCGCATGCGGCAGATCGTCGGAGATCTGAAGATGCTCTCGCGCGCGGACGACGAGGCCCCAGCCCCCGTCAACCTGAAGCACGTCATCGAGTCGGCGCTCACCATCGCCCGCGCCGAGCTGCGCCCCCGGGCCCGGGTGGTGCGGGACTACATGGACATCCCCCGGGTGCAGGGCAGCGAGGGCCGCTTCGCCCAGGTCTTCCTCAACCTCTTCATCAACGCCGCCCAGGCCATCACGCCGGGGCAGCCCGAGAACAACGAGATCCGCATCACGCTGCGCTCGGCCCAGCAGCACGTCATCGTCGAGGTGAAGGACACGGGAGGCGGGATTCCCGCGGACCTGAGGGCCCGCATCTTCGATCCCTTCTTCACCACCAAGCCGGTGGGCGAGGGCACGGGACTGGGACTCTTCGTCTGCCAGGGCATCGTCACGAGCTTTGGCGGGGAGATCTCCGTCGACAGCCAGCCAGGCCAGGGGACGACGTTCCGGTTGATCTTCCCCGCCGAGAAGACCCTCCACGAGCCGGTTGCTCAGTCGGCCATGCCTGCCTGCGGCGCCTTCGCCTCCCGCGTGTGA
- a CDS encoding WbqC family protein, which produces MSGTPGVVVAEQPHYLPWLDFYEQLARAHTLVVLDNVQWLRRGWQRRARVALPHHVPTPSATEPGFQWLTVPLEDAHRDSLLSELAVDSRQPWARKHLQAFRTLYGQRPYFRTQVLPRLEFFYAQVAEARGPGSLLSTLLASMALFSEPLGLSPRVVLASTLERSHPDRTGRLASYCAQLGGDTYYSGVGSMYVQPSFFREVGVRLLWQHFRYPAYPQGREGRFVVGLSIVDVLSNVSLDEVREWLKPSPWGPFAPPAG; this is translated from the coding sequence GTGTCAGGCACTCCCGGCGTCGTCGTGGCGGAGCAACCCCACTACCTGCCCTGGCTGGACTTCTACGAGCAGCTGGCGAGGGCCCACACGCTGGTAGTCCTGGACAACGTGCAGTGGTTGCGGCGGGGATGGCAGCGGCGCGCGCGAGTGGCCCTGCCCCACCATGTTCCCACTCCCTCCGCCACCGAACCGGGCTTCCAGTGGCTCACCGTTCCGCTGGAGGACGCCCACCGGGACAGCCTCCTTTCCGAGCTGGCGGTGGATTCGCGCCAGCCTTGGGCACGCAAGCACTTGCAGGCCTTCCGCACCTTATATGGACAGCGGCCCTATTTCCGCACCCAGGTGTTGCCCCGGCTGGAGTTCTTCTACGCGCAGGTGGCCGAGGCGCGCGGGCCGGGGTCGCTGCTGAGCACCTTGCTGGCCAGCATGGCGCTCTTCTCCGAGCCGCTGGGCCTGAGCCCCCGGGTGGTGTTGGCGTCCACGCTGGAGCGCTCCCACCCGGATCGAACGGGGCGCCTGGCCTCGTACTGCGCGCAGCTCGGGGGGGACACGTACTACTCGGGCGTCGGCTCGATGTACGTCCAACCCTCCTTCTTTCGCGAGGTGGGGGTGCGCCTGCTGTGGCAGCACTTTCGCTACCCCGCGTATCCCCAAGGGCGAGAGGGCCGCTTCGTGGTGGGCCTGTCCATCGTGGATGTGCTCTCCAACGTGTCCTTGGACGAGGTGCGCGAGTGGCTGAAGCCCTCGCCGTGGGGGCCCTTCGCCCCTCCTGCGGGATGA
- a CDS encoding ATPase — MPEMKRPGVPPGFEPPELDTDPNRSITPKEMPSVVVEPQLSVSPTVSAPLRPKVPASAPPVLPPSEPGAERRAAPHPAGYNGPDRRATTHTGYVGTERRTPVQVGAIPERRTGTSQRRAIEPAAPPTHRYWPQQPRTLEECGLTVSMVEELILKAIFFAGEMRGMDIANRLKLPTALVDEIIEGLRRQKYLDIRGGGSSGVGKSTMIYQLTSFATDMLRQILDRNRYNGPAPVSLQEWVQAVRKQTIRGNRITREQMEDKFSDLIIRDYIFDGIGPAMNSGRAIFFYGPPGNGKTAICQRMVNCFEGDIFVPHAVLIDDFIVRIYDNILHRAIDDEPGQPPYDRRWVRCRRPMVVVGGELTMEMLDLVYSPEVKFYEASFQMKATNGVLLIDDFGRQKVSPVDLLNRWIVPLESDTDNITLHTGKKVQVPFDVFAAFSTNLEPSDLVDDAFLRRVRYKLEVHRPDEEQFFQLFEDICHKRGVAYDAAMVEYLVEKHYRATGRLFAACQPRDLLDQVIDMANYLGIVPQLNPVLLDRAVRSYFVRFDKEPPPSP, encoded by the coding sequence ATGCCCGAGATGAAGAGGCCGGGAGTTCCCCCAGGGTTCGAACCACCGGAACTGGACACCGATCCGAACCGCAGCATCACCCCCAAGGAGATGCCGTCGGTCGTGGTGGAGCCACAACTCTCCGTGAGTCCCACGGTGTCCGCACCCCTTCGGCCCAAAGTTCCCGCCAGTGCGCCGCCGGTGCTGCCGCCCAGCGAGCCGGGAGCCGAGCGCCGTGCTGCCCCCCACCCTGCGGGCTACAACGGCCCTGACCGCCGTGCGACGACCCACACCGGGTACGTGGGCACGGAGCGCCGCACACCGGTCCAGGTGGGCGCCATTCCCGAACGCCGCACGGGCACCAGCCAGCGCCGCGCCATTGAGCCCGCCGCCCCGCCCACCCACCGCTACTGGCCTCAACAGCCGCGGACGCTCGAGGAGTGCGGCCTCACCGTCTCCATGGTCGAGGAGCTCATCCTCAAGGCCATCTTCTTCGCCGGCGAGATGCGCGGCATGGACATCGCCAACCGCCTCAAGCTGCCCACCGCCCTCGTGGATGAAATCATCGAGGGGCTGCGCCGCCAGAAGTACCTGGACATCCGCGGCGGCGGCTCATCCGGCGTGGGCAAGTCCACGATGATCTACCAGCTCACCTCGTTCGCCACCGACATGCTGCGGCAGATCCTCGACCGCAATCGCTACAACGGCCCCGCCCCCGTTTCCCTCCAGGAGTGGGTCCAGGCCGTGCGCAAGCAGACCATCCGCGGCAACCGCATCACCCGCGAGCAGATGGAGGACAAGTTCAGCGATCTCATCATTCGCGACTACATCTTCGACGGCATCGGCCCCGCGATGAACTCGGGCCGCGCCATCTTCTTCTACGGGCCCCCCGGCAATGGCAAGACGGCCATCTGCCAGCGCATGGTCAACTGCTTCGAGGGGGACATCTTCGTTCCCCACGCCGTCCTCATCGACGACTTCATCGTCCGCATCTACGACAACATCCTCCACCGTGCGATCGACGATGAGCCGGGCCAGCCGCCGTATGACCGGCGCTGGGTGCGCTGCCGCCGGCCCATGGTGGTGGTCGGCGGCGAGCTGACGATGGAGATGCTGGATCTCGTCTACTCGCCCGAGGTGAAGTTCTACGAGGCGTCCTTCCAGATGAAGGCCACCAACGGCGTCCTGCTCATCGACGACTTCGGGCGGCAGAAGGTCTCTCCGGTGGATCTGCTCAACCGGTGGATCGTCCCGCTGGAGAGCGACACGGACAACATCACCCTGCACACGGGCAAGAAGGTGCAGGTGCCCTTCGATGTGTTCGCCGCCTTCTCCACCAACCTGGAGCCCTCGGATCTGGTGGACGACGCCTTCTTGCGCCGCGTGCGCTACAAGCTCGAGGTGCATCGCCCGGACGAGGAGCAGTTCTTCCAGCTCTTCGAGGACATCTGCCACAAGCGCGGGGTCGCCTATGACGCCGCCATGGTGGAGTACCTGGTGGAAAAGCACTACCGCGCCACGGGCCGCCTGTTCGCCGCCTGCCAGCCCCGAGATCTGCTGGATCAGGTCATCGACATGGCGAACTACCTGGGCATCGTTCCCCAGCTCAACCCCGTGCTGCTGGACCGCGCCGTGCGCAGCTACTTCGTCCGCTTCGACAAGGAGCCGCCTCCCTCCCCGTAG
- a CDS encoding acyl-CoA dehydrogenase family protein: MSFFQDGPRLGNQYDDDSLLQGYLARKLPEELRRSLTDGFRELGELSGRYFYEFQLRDRLNEPTLTQWDAWGQRVDRIDVTPLWREAATLTARHGLVAVAYEQKSAELSRIHQFALNYVIQPSLDVYSCPLAMTDGAAQTLVSLGNTALIDRALPHLTSRDPAEFWTSGQWMTERTGGSDVGLTETVARQTPEGWRLYGTKWFTSAMTAQMALTLARPEGNGPGGKGLALFYVETRKPDGLMNGIFVNRLKDKLGTRKVPTAELTLDGALAVPVAGLTDGIRHMSPMLNVTRTWTAVGAVWFMRRAMALARDYASRRVQFGAPLSQKPLHVDTLAGMEAEFEGAFLLAFRAVELLGRLEAKTATEEDLQLQRLVTPLAKLTTGKQTVALTSEALESFGGAGYVEDTGLPRLLADAQVLSIWEGTTNVLSLDALRALAKEGTLEVFHEDVEARLAGAKDSRLKPCVKAAQDALEHARGWMSQALANPAGLEAGARRFALTLGRTMELALLVEHAQWCWDHGHGPKVLAAARRFMRHGVNLITDMDLDDSQLLA; encoded by the coding sequence ATGAGCTTCTTTCAGGACGGCCCCCGGCTCGGGAACCAGTACGACGATGACTCCCTGCTCCAAGGCTACCTGGCCCGCAAGCTGCCCGAGGAGCTGAGACGCTCCCTCACGGACGGGTTTCGCGAGTTGGGCGAGCTGAGCGGACGGTACTTCTATGAGTTCCAACTGAGGGACCGGCTCAACGAGCCGACGCTGACGCAGTGGGATGCGTGGGGGCAGCGGGTGGACCGGATCGACGTGACGCCCCTGTGGCGCGAGGCGGCGACGTTGACGGCGCGGCACGGCCTGGTGGCGGTGGCCTACGAGCAGAAGAGCGCCGAGCTGAGCCGGATCCACCAGTTCGCGCTCAACTACGTCATCCAGCCCTCGCTGGACGTCTACTCGTGCCCCCTGGCCATGACGGACGGGGCGGCGCAGACGCTGGTGTCGCTGGGCAACACGGCGCTGATCGATCGCGCCCTGCCCCACCTGACATCGCGGGATCCGGCGGAGTTCTGGACGTCGGGCCAGTGGATGACCGAGCGTACGGGAGGCTCGGATGTGGGGCTGACGGAGACGGTGGCGCGGCAGACGCCGGAGGGCTGGCGGCTGTACGGGACGAAGTGGTTCACCTCGGCGATGACGGCCCAGATGGCCCTGACGCTGGCGCGGCCCGAGGGCAATGGACCGGGCGGCAAGGGGCTGGCGCTGTTCTACGTGGAAACGCGCAAGCCAGACGGGCTCATGAATGGGATTTTCGTCAACCGGCTGAAGGACAAGCTGGGAACGCGCAAGGTGCCCACGGCGGAGCTGACGCTGGACGGAGCGCTGGCGGTCCCGGTGGCGGGGCTGACAGACGGCATCCGACACATGTCGCCCATGCTGAACGTGACCCGGACGTGGACCGCGGTGGGCGCGGTCTGGTTTATGCGGCGGGCGATGGCGCTGGCCAGGGACTACGCCTCGCGGCGGGTACAGTTCGGCGCGCCGCTGTCGCAGAAGCCGCTGCACGTGGACACGCTGGCGGGGATGGAGGCGGAGTTCGAGGGGGCTTTCCTCCTGGCCTTCCGGGCGGTGGAGTTGCTGGGCCGGTTGGAGGCGAAGACCGCCACGGAGGAAGACCTTCAGTTGCAGCGGCTGGTCACGCCGCTGGCGAAGCTGACCACGGGCAAGCAGACGGTGGCGCTGACCTCGGAGGCACTGGAGAGCTTTGGCGGCGCGGGCTACGTGGAGGACACAGGGCTGCCGAGATTGCTGGCGGACGCCCAGGTCCTGAGCATCTGGGAGGGCACGACGAACGTGCTCTCTCTGGATGCGCTGCGGGCCTTGGCGAAGGAAGGCACGCTGGAGGTGTTCCACGAGGATGTGGAGGCGCGGCTGGCGGGGGCGAAGGACTCCCGGCTCAAGCCGTGCGTGAAGGCGGCGCAGGACGCGCTGGAGCACGCCCGGGGCTGGATGTCCCAGGCCCTGGCGAACCCGGCGGGATTGGAAGCGGGGGCGAGGCGCTTCGCGCTCACGCTGGGCCGGACGATGGAGCTGGCCTTGTTGGTGGAGCATGCCCAGTGGTGTTGGGACCATGGCCACGGACCGAAAGTCCTGGCCGCGGCCCGGCGGTTCATGCGCCACGGCGTGAACCTGATCACCGACATGGACCTGGACGACTCCCAGCTACTGGCGTGA
- the lnt gene encoding apolipoprotein N-acyltransferase, whose product MSLEPSLRRRAGEIFLGSVASSLLVLLYGRVEAAWVWVGFVALVPWLAVLHRLRTVWQALAAGWVLSVVFTGIVFGWFADSLREYAQSSGGWAYWLVLLLCAPVLQPQFITAALARHLTRRAAPEGAFLRVGLTAALVYVGTEWAWPKLFADTLGHGLHGSVWLRQGADVAGAHGLTAVLFLVNECVLAAMRAFAAQGGRWPGGKPLRAPLGVAVALLATLAGYGALRYRYVSAQAGTGPGLTVGVVQANITNYGQLAAKLGTFDALRMILDTHYTLSDELMKNTRPDLLVWPETVYPTTFGSPKSEEGEEFDRELITFVGERQMPLIFGAYELAQEREFNAAMFLGPVGQEDEKRLEFASYRKTLLFPLTEWIPEAVDTPLLRGLLPWLGTWKRGPGPQSLDFPLRGGRVLKVAPLICYEAIFPGYVAQAVSQGAELIVTLSNDSWFGTSAGPRLHLTVAAFRSIETRLPQVRATNSGISALITPTGDITREAQVGQRAGVLMTVPPTRHIGTLMVAWGDWFGPTALVLGVALLLASVGPLKSRQ is encoded by the coding sequence ATGAGCCTGGAGCCGTCCCTGCGGCGCCGGGCGGGGGAGATCTTCCTCGGGTCCGTGGCGTCCTCGTTGCTGGTCTTGCTGTATGGGCGGGTGGAGGCGGCTTGGGTGTGGGTGGGCTTCGTGGCCCTGGTGCCCTGGCTGGCCGTGCTCCACCGGCTTCGCACGGTGTGGCAGGCACTGGCTGCCGGATGGGTGCTCAGCGTCGTCTTCACCGGGATCGTTTTTGGATGGTTCGCGGACTCCCTGCGCGAGTACGCCCAGTCCTCCGGTGGGTGGGCCTACTGGCTCGTGCTGCTGCTGTGCGCGCCGGTGCTTCAGCCTCAGTTCATCACCGCGGCGCTGGCGCGGCACCTGACGCGGCGGGCTGCGCCCGAAGGCGCATTCCTCCGGGTGGGGCTGACGGCGGCGCTGGTCTACGTAGGCACGGAATGGGCCTGGCCCAAGCTCTTCGCGGACACGCTGGGGCATGGCCTGCACGGCTCCGTCTGGTTGAGGCAGGGCGCGGATGTTGCCGGGGCGCATGGGCTGACGGCGGTGCTCTTTCTCGTCAACGAGTGCGTGCTCGCGGCGATGCGGGCTTTCGCGGCCCAGGGAGGGCGGTGGCCCGGAGGCAAGCCGCTGCGCGCCCCCCTGGGGGTGGCCGTGGCCCTGCTGGCGACACTCGCCGGGTATGGCGCACTCCGGTACCGGTACGTAAGCGCGCAAGCCGGGACGGGACCGGGACTGACCGTGGGCGTGGTGCAGGCGAACATCACGAACTACGGCCAGCTCGCGGCGAAGCTGGGGACGTTCGATGCGCTCCGGATGATCCTGGATACGCACTACACGCTGTCCGATGAGTTGATGAAGAACACCCGGCCTGATCTGCTCGTCTGGCCGGAGACGGTGTATCCGACGACGTTCGGCTCTCCGAAGAGCGAGGAGGGCGAGGAATTCGACCGCGAGCTCATCACCTTCGTGGGCGAGCGCCAGATGCCGCTCATCTTCGGCGCCTACGAGCTGGCGCAGGAGCGTGAGTTCAACGCCGCGATGTTCCTGGGCCCCGTGGGACAGGAAGACGAGAAGCGGCTGGAGTTCGCCTCCTACCGCAAGACGCTGTTGTTTCCGTTGACGGAGTGGATCCCCGAGGCGGTGGACACGCCCTTGCTCCGAGGCCTCCTGCCCTGGCTGGGCACGTGGAAGCGGGGACCTGGTCCGCAGTCGCTGGATTTCCCGCTGCGCGGAGGGCGGGTGCTCAAGGTGGCGCCGCTCATCTGCTACGAGGCCATCTTCCCAGGCTACGTGGCGCAGGCGGTGAGCCAGGGCGCGGAGCTCATCGTAACGCTCTCGAACGACTCGTGGTTCGGAACGTCCGCCGGGCCCAGGCTGCACCTGACAGTGGCGGCCTTCCGGAGCATCGAGACGCGGTTGCCGCAGGTCCGGGCCACCAACTCGGGCATCTCCGCGCTCATCACCCCCACGGGAGACATCACCCGCGAGGCCCAGGTGGGCCAGCGCGCCGGCGTGCTGATGACGGTGCCTCCCACGCGGCACATCGGCACGCTGATGGTGGCTTGGGGAGATTGGTTCGGGCCTACCGCCTTGGTGTTGGGCGTGGCGCTGCTGCTGGCTTCGGTAGGCCCTCTGAAATCACGCCAGTAG